A genomic window from Prunus persica cultivar Lovell chromosome G2, Prunus_persica_NCBIv2, whole genome shotgun sequence includes:
- the LOC18786761 gene encoding cytochrome b5 codes for MASDPKVHIFEEVAKHNKTKDCWLVISGKVFDVTPFMDDHPGGDEVLLSATGKDATNDFEDVGHSDSARDMMEKYYIGEVDPSTVPLKRIYIPPPQARYNPDKISEFVIKILQFLVPLLILGLAFAVRHYTKKE; via the exons ATGGCTTCAGATCCAAAGGTTCACATATTTGAAGAGGTGGCGAAGCACAACAAGACCAAAGATTGCTGGCTTGTTATTTCTGGGAAG GTGTTTGATGTGACACCATTCATGGATGATCATCCCGGGGGTGATGAAGTTCTGCTGTCTGCAACTG GGAAAGATGCAACAAATGATTTTGAAGATGTGGGTCACAGTGATTCTGCCAGAGATATGATGGAGAAGTATTACATTGGAGAGGTTGATCCATCAACTGTCCCGTTAAAACGGATTTACATTCCACCGCCACAGGCTCGGTACAATCCTGATAAGATATCCGAATTTGTGATTAAGATTTTGCAGTTCCTGGTTCCCCTTCTAATCTTGGGTTTAGCCTTTGCTGTCCGTCACTATACCAAGAAAGAGTAG
- the LOC18785157 gene encoding GTPase-activating protein gyp7 isoform X3, with product MIPSGTGNNLISGGGGLWSAAPSYVAVAVTALAGLAVVVAVFCTATRALRRSHTSSPSSSNSSPSSSSSSSSSWIHLRSVLLVVSSSSPAHCSSSDRTRLKSPWSRRKRKHALAAHHWRSFFTPDGRLRDGGVKLVKKVRSGGVDPSIRAEVWPFLLGVYDLNSSKEERDLVRSQKRKEYEKLRRQCRRVIKRINESSKLNGDSCSFTQDTDSPSSEDVVSARDSLSSEERIPDVEYSDDPSSALLDGDDSSRRNTNADAKVLNSDSSDSDSSEEPEVIQTFPSGEGREDDDPDMSSKDESSPSRTEVQSKLSSEDFATWQRIIRLDAVRTNSDWIPYSPSQAEVSQDRAWRSAEAVGLKDYDHLEPCRIFHAARLVAILEAYALYDPEIGYCQGMSDLLSPITAVMTEDHEAFWCFVGFMKKARHNFRLDEVGIRRQLSIVSKIIKCKDSHLYRHLEKLQAEDCFFVYRMVVVLFRRELTFEQTICLWEVMWADQAAIRAGIGKSAWSRIRQRAPPTDDLLLYAIAASVLQKRKLIIEKYSSMDEIIRECNSMSGQLDIWKLLDDAHYLVVNLHDKIEPSF from the exons ATGATCCCCTCCGGTACCGGCAACAACCTCATCTCCGGTGGGGGCGGGTTATGGTCGGCGGCTCCGTCGTACGTGGCCGTCGCCGTCACTGCCTTGGCTGGGCTTGCTGTGGTGGTGGCCGTGTTCTGCACTGCCACTAG AGCTCTACGACGAAGTCACACTTCGTCGCCTTCGAGTTCAAATTCCTCTCCTTCTTCAtcttcgtcgtcgtcgtcttcGTGGATTCATTTGCGTTCGGTTCTATTAGTTGTGTCCTCTTCCTCACCAGCTCATTGTTCTTCCTCTGATCG GACTCGTCTTAAGTCACCTTGGTCCCGccggaaaagaaaacatgccCTTGCAGCTCATCACTGGAGAAGTTTCTTTACACCAGATGGAAGGCTTCGCGATGGTGGAGTTAAGTTGGTGAAAAAAGTTCGCAGTGGA GGAGTTGATCCAAGTATTAGGGCAGAGGTTTGGCCATTCCTCCTTGGAGT CTATGATTTAAACAGTTCGAAAGAAGAACGAGATTTAGTAAGATCTCAGAAAAG AAAGGAATATGAGAAACTCCGCAGACAGTGCCGCCGAGTCATAAAGCGCATAAATGAGAGCTCTAAGTTGAATGGGGACAGTTGTAGTTTCACCCAGGATACAGATTCTCCCAGCTCTGAGGATGTGGTTAGTGCCAGGGACTCCCTTTCTAGTGAAGAAAGGATCCCAGATGTTGAATACTCAGATGACCCTTCTAGTGCATTGTTGGATGGAGATGATAGTTCAAGACGAAACACAAATGCTGATGCCAAAGTACTAAATTCAGACTCATCTGATTCAGACAGCTCTGAAGAACCTGAGGTGATTCAGACTTTCCCCTCAGGTGAAGGAAGGGAAGATGATGATCCTGATATGAGTTCCAAGGATGAATCTTCTCCCTCGAGAACAGAAGTCCAATCAAAGTTAAGCAGTGAGGATTTTGCCACATGGCAGCGGATCATACGCCTTGATGCTGTACGAACTAATTCAGACTGGATTCCGTACTCCCCATCTCAAGCTGAAGTGTCACAGGATAGAGCATGGCGTTCTGCTGAGGCTGTTGGGTTGAAGGATTACGATCACCTGGAGCCTTGTAGAATTTTCCATGCTGCTCGACTGGTTGCTATTCTTGAAGCATATGCACTCTATGACCCAGAAATCGGTTACTGCCAGGGTATGAGTGATCTACTTTCTCCTATAACTGCTGTAATGACAGAGGATCATGAGGCATTCTGGTGTTTTGTGGGTTTCATGAAGAAGGCTCGACATAATTTTAGGCTTGACGAGGTGGGGATTCGAAGGCAGTTGAGTATTGtttctaaaattattaaatgcaAGGACTCCCACCTATACAGGCACTTGGAGAAGCTCCAGGCAGAGGattgcttttttgtttatcgGATGGTGGTTGTGCTATTTAGGAGGGAATTGACATTTGAACAGACAATATGCCTATGGGAGGTAATGTGGGCCGATCAAGCAGCCATAAGGGCTGGGATCGGAAAATCTGCCTGGAGCAGGATAAGGCAACGAGCCCCGCCAACAGATGATTTGTTACTTTATGCAATTGCAGCTTCAGTTTTGCAGAAGAGGAAACTGATAATAGAGAAGTATAGCAGCATGGACGAGATTATCAGGGAGTGCAATAGCATGTCTGGGCAACTTGATATATGGAAGCTCCTTGATGATGCACATTACTTGGTAGTAAACCTCCATGACAAGATAGAGCCATCCTTCTGA
- the LOC18785157 gene encoding GTPase-activating protein gyp7 isoform X2 → MIPSGTGNNLISGGGGLWSAAPSYVAVAVTALAGLAVVVAVFCTATRTRLKSPWSRRKRKHALAAHHWRSFFTPDGRLRDGGVKLVKKVRSGGVDPSIRAEVWPFLLGVYDLNSSKEERDLVRSQKRKEYEKLRRQCRRVIKRINESSKLNGDSCSFTQDTDSPSSEDVVSARDSLSSEERIPDVEYSDDPSSALLDGDDSSRRNTNADAKVLNSDSSDSDSSEEPEVIQTFPSGEGREDDDPDMSSKDESSPSRTEVQSKLSSEDFATWQRIIRLDAVRTNSDWIPYSPSQAEVSQDRAWRSAEAVGLKDYDHLEPCRIFHAARLVAILEAYALYDPEIGYCQGMSDLLSPITAVMTEDHEAFWCFVGFMKKARHNFRLDEVGIRRQLSIVSKIIKCKDSHLYRHLEKLQAEDCFFVYRMVVVLFRRELTFEQTICLWEVMWADQAAIRAGIGKSAWSRIRQRAPPTDDLLLYAIAASVLQKRKLIIEKYSSMDEIIRECNSMSGQLDIWKLLDDAHYLVVNLHDKIEPSF, encoded by the exons ATGATCCCCTCCGGTACCGGCAACAACCTCATCTCCGGTGGGGGCGGGTTATGGTCGGCGGCTCCGTCGTACGTGGCCGTCGCCGTCACTGCCTTGGCTGGGCTTGCTGTGGTGGTGGCCGTGTTCTGCACTGCCACTAG GACTCGTCTTAAGTCACCTTGGTCCCGccggaaaagaaaacatgccCTTGCAGCTCATCACTGGAGAAGTTTCTTTACACCAGATGGAAGGCTTCGCGATGGTGGAGTTAAGTTGGTGAAAAAAGTTCGCAGTGGA GGAGTTGATCCAAGTATTAGGGCAGAGGTTTGGCCATTCCTCCTTGGAGT CTATGATTTAAACAGTTCGAAAGAAGAACGAGATTTAGTAAGATCTCAGAAAAG AAAGGAATATGAGAAACTCCGCAGACAGTGCCGCCGAGTCATAAAGCGCATAAATGAGAGCTCTAAGTTGAATGGGGACAGTTGTAGTTTCACCCAGGATACAGATTCTCCCAGCTCTGAGGATGTGGTTAGTGCCAGGGACTCCCTTTCTAGTGAAGAAAGGATCCCAGATGTTGAATACTCAGATGACCCTTCTAGTGCATTGTTGGATGGAGATGATAGTTCAAGACGAAACACAAATGCTGATGCCAAAGTACTAAATTCAGACTCATCTGATTCAGACAGCTCTGAAGAACCTGAGGTGATTCAGACTTTCCCCTCAGGTGAAGGAAGGGAAGATGATGATCCTGATATGAGTTCCAAGGATGAATCTTCTCCCTCGAGAACAGAAGTCCAATCAAAGTTAAGCAGTGAGGATTTTGCCACATGGCAGCGGATCATACGCCTTGATGCTGTACGAACTAATTCAGACTGGATTCCGTACTCCCCATCTCAAGCTGAAGTGTCACAGGATAGAGCATGGCGTTCTGCTGAGGCTGTTGGGTTGAAGGATTACGATCACCTGGAGCCTTGTAGAATTTTCCATGCTGCTCGACTGGTTGCTATTCTTGAAGCATATGCACTCTATGACCCAGAAATCGGTTACTGCCAGGGTATGAGTGATCTACTTTCTCCTATAACTGCTGTAATGACAGAGGATCATGAGGCATTCTGGTGTTTTGTGGGTTTCATGAAGAAGGCTCGACATAATTTTAGGCTTGACGAGGTGGGGATTCGAAGGCAGTTGAGTATTGtttctaaaattattaaatgcaAGGACTCCCACCTATACAGGCACTTGGAGAAGCTCCAGGCAGAGGattgcttttttgtttatcgGATGGTGGTTGTGCTATTTAGGAGGGAATTGACATTTGAACAGACAATATGCCTATGGGAGGTAATGTGGGCCGATCAAGCAGCCATAAGGGCTGGGATCGGAAAATCTGCCTGGAGCAGGATAAGGCAACGAGCCCCGCCAACAGATGATTTGTTACTTTATGCAATTGCAGCTTCAGTTTTGCAGAAGAGGAAACTGATAATAGAGAAGTATAGCAGCATGGACGAGATTATCAGGGAGTGCAATAGCATGTCTGGGCAACTTGATATATGGAAGCTCCTTGATGATGCACATTACTTGGTAGTAAACCTCCATGACAAGATAGAGCCATCCTTCTGA
- the LOC18785157 gene encoding GTPase-activating protein gyp7 isoform X1: MRALRRSHTSSPSSSNSSPSSSSSSSSSWIHLRSVLLVVSSSSPAHCSSSDRTRLKSPWSRRKRKHALAAHHWRSFFTPDGRLRDGGVKLVKKVRSGGVDPSIRAEVWPFLLGVYDLNSSKEERDLVRSQKRKEYEKLRRQCRRVIKRINESSKLNGDSCSFTQDTDSPSSEDVVSARDSLSSEERIPDVEYSDDPSSALLDGDDSSRRNTNADAKVLNSDSSDSDSSEEPEVIQTFPSGEGREDDDPDMSSKDESSPSRTEVQSKLSSEDFATWQRIIRLDAVRTNSDWIPYSPSQAEVSQDRAWRSAEAVGLKDYDHLEPCRIFHAARLVAILEAYALYDPEIGYCQGMSDLLSPITAVMTEDHEAFWCFVGFMKKARHNFRLDEVGIRRQLSIVSKIIKCKDSHLYRHLEKLQAEDCFFVYRMVVVLFRRELTFEQTICLWEVMWADQAAIRAGIGKSAWSRIRQRAPPTDDLLLYAIAASVLQKRKLIIEKYSSMDEIIRECNSMSGQLDIWKLLDDAHYLVVNLHDKIEPSF; the protein is encoded by the exons ATGAGAGCTCTACGACGAAGTCACACTTCGTCGCCTTCGAGTTCAAATTCCTCTCCTTCTTCAtcttcgtcgtcgtcgtcttcGTGGATTCATTTGCGTTCGGTTCTATTAGTTGTGTCCTCTTCCTCACCAGCTCATTGTTCTTCCTCTGATCG GACTCGTCTTAAGTCACCTTGGTCCCGccggaaaagaaaacatgccCTTGCAGCTCATCACTGGAGAAGTTTCTTTACACCAGATGGAAGGCTTCGCGATGGTGGAGTTAAGTTGGTGAAAAAAGTTCGCAGTGGA GGAGTTGATCCAAGTATTAGGGCAGAGGTTTGGCCATTCCTCCTTGGAGT CTATGATTTAAACAGTTCGAAAGAAGAACGAGATTTAGTAAGATCTCAGAAAAG AAAGGAATATGAGAAACTCCGCAGACAGTGCCGCCGAGTCATAAAGCGCATAAATGAGAGCTCTAAGTTGAATGGGGACAGTTGTAGTTTCACCCAGGATACAGATTCTCCCAGCTCTGAGGATGTGGTTAGTGCCAGGGACTCCCTTTCTAGTGAAGAAAGGATCCCAGATGTTGAATACTCAGATGACCCTTCTAGTGCATTGTTGGATGGAGATGATAGTTCAAGACGAAACACAAATGCTGATGCCAAAGTACTAAATTCAGACTCATCTGATTCAGACAGCTCTGAAGAACCTGAGGTGATTCAGACTTTCCCCTCAGGTGAAGGAAGGGAAGATGATGATCCTGATATGAGTTCCAAGGATGAATCTTCTCCCTCGAGAACAGAAGTCCAATCAAAGTTAAGCAGTGAGGATTTTGCCACATGGCAGCGGATCATACGCCTTGATGCTGTACGAACTAATTCAGACTGGATTCCGTACTCCCCATCTCAAGCTGAAGTGTCACAGGATAGAGCATGGCGTTCTGCTGAGGCTGTTGGGTTGAAGGATTACGATCACCTGGAGCCTTGTAGAATTTTCCATGCTGCTCGACTGGTTGCTATTCTTGAAGCATATGCACTCTATGACCCAGAAATCGGTTACTGCCAGGGTATGAGTGATCTACTTTCTCCTATAACTGCTGTAATGACAGAGGATCATGAGGCATTCTGGTGTTTTGTGGGTTTCATGAAGAAGGCTCGACATAATTTTAGGCTTGACGAGGTGGGGATTCGAAGGCAGTTGAGTATTGtttctaaaattattaaatgcaAGGACTCCCACCTATACAGGCACTTGGAGAAGCTCCAGGCAGAGGattgcttttttgtttatcgGATGGTGGTTGTGCTATTTAGGAGGGAATTGACATTTGAACAGACAATATGCCTATGGGAGGTAATGTGGGCCGATCAAGCAGCCATAAGGGCTGGGATCGGAAAATCTGCCTGGAGCAGGATAAGGCAACGAGCCCCGCCAACAGATGATTTGTTACTTTATGCAATTGCAGCTTCAGTTTTGCAGAAGAGGAAACTGATAATAGAGAAGTATAGCAGCATGGACGAGATTATCAGGGAGTGCAATAGCATGTCTGGGCAACTTGATATATGGAAGCTCCTTGATGATGCACATTACTTGGTAGTAAACCTCCATGACAAGATAGAGCCATCCTTCTGA